The Microcoleus sp. FACHB-672 genomic interval CGATCCTAATCCCACCGATGCGTTTAATCCCAGTACAGAATGGGATGGATTTGCTACGGATAGCTTTGATAATTTAGGCACTCATACAGCAGATGGCGGCGGTACAACTGTCGGCATTACGATTACTCAAACTGCCGGCAGCACGGATGTTAATGAAGCCGGAGAAACCACTGATACTTATAATATTGCGCTGAATACTGCGCCGGCAGGTTCTGTCACCCTTGAAATTGCTGCTGACGGACAAACTCAGATTAGCAGCGATGGTGTTAACTTTTTCAACACAGTTTCTCTGACGCTGAATAATACGAACCCGCAAACGATTACGGTTAGAGCCGTGAACGATCTGGATGCCGAAGGCTCTCCCCACACTGGCACGATCAGCCACACGATTACAAGTAGCAGCGATCCTGCCTATTCTAACAGTTTGACGCCGGTTCCTAATGTTAATGTCAACATCGTTGATAACGAATTCACCCTAACTCCTATCTACGATATTCAAGGCAGCGGCGCAGCGAGTTCGCTTGTGGGGAATACTGTGACAACACAAGGCGTTGTTGTTGGCGATTTTCAAGGAAGTGCCGGCTTAAATGGCTTTTTTATTCAAGATGCTGCCGGTGATGGTAATGCCGCAACATCTGATGGCATTTTTGTTTTTGCACCGAATAGTCTTGATGTCAATATTGGGGATGAGGTGCAACTCACCGGCAGCGTTTCTGAGTTTTCCAATCAAACCCAAATTAGCAATCTCAGCGATTTGAGTGTAACGGGTTCCGGGACAGTTTCTCCCCTTACCCTTGACTTGCCGGTGACAGCCGTGGGTGATTTGGAACGCTATGAGGGAATGTTAGTTAATTTCCCCGAAACGTTAACCGTCACAGAAAACTTTAATTTAGGCCGATTTGGGGAAGTCTTGCTTTCATCTGAAGGCCGGCTTTATAATCCCACCAACTTTATCGATCCAACGGATATTCCTTCCTCTGAGACAGAAAATGATGAGGATAACGTAGCGGCTGTAACAACGGCTCAAACTGCTAACAATCTGCGCCAAATTCTTCTTGATGATGGCAGCAATGTTCAGAATCCTTCAACGATTCCTTTCTTAAATTCAAATAACACCCTGCGGAGTGGCGACACTACCACCAATTTAACAGGTGTCGTCGGTTACGGCTTCAATAGTTATCGCATTCAGCCAACCGTTACCCCAACGTTTGCAGCCACCAATCCCCGCACTGCCGCGCCTGAAGAAGTTGGAGGAAATGTTAAAGTTGCCAGTTTTAATGTGCTTAACTATTTCAACGGCGATGGCATGGGTGGCGGGTTTCCCACGTCTCGCGGTGCCAGTAGCGCCGTTGAATTTGAGCGCCAGCGTAGCAAGATTTTTGCAGCTTTGTCGGCGATGGATGCAGATGTTGTTGGCTTAATTGAAATCGAAAATGATGGAGATGGCGCGAATTCTGCAATTGCCGATTTGGTGAAGGGTTTAAATGAATATATCGGCGCAAATGTTTATGATTATATCCGCGATCCAGCCACCGGCGTGGGAACGGATGCAATCAAAACGGCATTTATTTATAAACCTGATGAAGTGACGCCGGCTGGTTCCCCAAGCAGCAGCACAGAGGCAATTTTTGACCGGCTGCCGGTGGCGCAAACGTTCAGCCTCAATTCTAACGGCGAAACATTTACAGCCGTGGTGAACCACTTTAAATCTAAAGGCAGCGCACCCAGCAATTCCAGTGATCCGAATGCTGATCAAGGCGATGGACAGGGTGCTTGGAATCTCAAGCGCACGCAACAGGCAGAAACGTTGCTTGAATTTGTTAACAACATCAAAAGATCATCGGGAGATGAGGATGTTTTGGTGATCGGTGATTTGAATGCTTATGGCGAAGAAGATCCGATTGATGTGCTACGAAATGGTGGGTTAATTGATCAACTTGACCGATTTGTTGAGAATCCTTATTCCTACGTTTTTGACGGACAAGCCGGCTATTTAGATCACGCGTTGACGACGGCGAATTTAAGCGAACAAGTTGCCGGTGTAACTGAGTGGCATATTAACGCTGATGAACCTCGAATTTTAGATTACAACCTGGAATTTAAAACGCCTTCAGGTGGAACCTCACCAGATCTTTACAGCGCAACGCCTTACCGTTCATCTGACCATGATCCAGTGATTATCGGTCTGAATTTAGCCAGCGAAATCACAATTATTAATGGTGGCAACGGCAGCGATAGTATTAACGGAACCGCTGGAAGAGATAGCATTAGTGGAGGCAACGGCACCGACATCCTCAACGGTGTCACCGGCAACGACACGCTTCTCGGTCAAAATGGGAATGATTTGTTAAATGGAGGTGCCGGCAATGATTCACTCAATGGCAATAATGGCAATGATTCTCTGATTGGTGGCAATGGCAACGACATCTTAACCGGCTGCAATGGCAATGATGTTTTTGTCTTAGCTGCCGGTGCCGGTAATGACACGATCACTGAATTTACAGATGGTCAAGATTTAATTGGTTTATCCGGTAATTTGTTGTTTGAACAATTGACCATTTCTCAAGGCACAGAGGTTAATGCCGGCAATACTTTGATCCGCCTAACCAGTAGCGATGAATTGCTGGCAACTCTCACGGGAGTTTCTGCCGGCAGCCTCACTTCTGCTGATTTCATTGCATTCTAATTAGTTCTGCAAAAAAGGATTGCCGGTTTGTCCTCAACTAATAGAGACAAATCGGCATTTTTTGTCCAAAAAATAGAACCAGAAAATTTGGCATCTCTACCAACGATGAATGATAAACCGGCTCTCTTTATCAGTCACTCACGGCGAAATACAAACAGATTGCCGGTGGCACCTCTTCCTACCCTGATATCTTCATCTAAATAGGAAGTTGTCCACTCTGCCTCGTTGCGGAGAAATTCTAATACAGGGATTTTCAATTCAGGAAAACGCCAATTTTCCATACCAAAAAACTTTGTTGCTTGTAGAGAAAAACTGTCAAAGCTCACCTTAGCCATTTGTTCATCAGCGCCCCAAGTCCAAATGCCGGCAGCCTGTAACTGCCATTCCCCTAGCAGAGGTAAGTCAAGAAAAGCATTATTAGAAGCAAAAATTTTCCCAGAATTACCGGCAGTCAAAGTTTGCCACACGCGTTTAATTTTGATTGTTTCCCCAAAATCTGGCATTGAAGCAAGCCGGCGGGTAACGACGGTTCCTTTTGAGGCGTACACCAATTCCCAATTACCGAGTAGAGAAGGGAGAGATGCCGGTTGGAGTGGGCGCGGGATAGGATTGATCCTTTCTAGCTGTCGCACGATTTCATCGATCTCCCCTCCATCCGAGGGAAATAAGGCTTGCTGTAGCCCTAACGCTTCGACTCGTTGCAAGAGGCCGGTTTTTAAGGCAAATCTCGTTGCGTCATCCTCTGCCATGTCTTGATTTTCCACTTCCCTGCTTTGAAGAAAGCATACATTGGAGTGTTTAAAAGGTGGCTATCTCTATCAGGAAAGAGCAGAACAACGACACCTGTTGGGGGAGTTTTAAGAATACTATCAGCCGTGGCAAAGTAGCCGCCCTGTAGTATTCTCTTTAAAGAAACTGAGTAATAAGTTTTTATGTAGTTGCCCAACTTAATCTTGTACTTCCTCAGTTTCTTTATAAATATCTTCGTCATATTCAATTTCATCAGATTCCTCTTCGTCCTCTTCACTAGAGTTAAGTAAATCTCGAACTCCAGCAAAGGATTCATCTGATTCAGAAGATTTTTTTATCTGCTCATCAATAAGTTCAACGTCTGGTAATACTACATGAAAATCTTTTCTCCAAGTTAAAATAAGATTTTCCGTCCAGTTAACCTCATTACTGACCTCTTCTTTAGTACGTTTTATCAATTCCCTCACACCATCAGAGGAATCCAACAATATCATTTTTATAAGCTCTATACATCTCTCAGATCCAGAGCCTTTAGTTATCATGTTTAGCTTTGCATTTGGCTGCACTAAAACATAAGACCAATGAGATTTATTGCGT includes:
- a CDS encoding ExeM/NucH family extracellular endonuclease, yielding MADLFFSEYIEGSSNNKALEIYNGTGTAIDLAAEGYVVQMYFNGSTSAGLTINLTGTVANEEVFVLAQSNASAAILAQADQTSAASWFNGDDAIVLRKGGGSGTIVDAIGQIGVDPGTEWGSGLSSTADNTLHRKSSIIAGDPNPTDAFNPSTEWDGFATDSFDNLGTHTADGGGTTVGITITQTAGSTDVNEAGETTDTYNIALNTAPAGSVTLEIAADGQTQISSDGVNFFNTVSLTLNNTNPQTITVRAVNDLDAEGSPHTGTISHTITSSSDPAYSNSLTPVPNVNVNIVDNEFTLTPIYDIQGSGAASSLVGNTVTTQGVVVGDFQGSAGLNGFFIQDAAGDGNAATSDGIFVFAPNSLDVNIGDEVQLTGSVSEFSNQTQISNLSDLSVTGSGTVSPLTLDLPVTAVGDLERYEGMLVNFPETLTVTENFNLGRFGEVLLSSEGRLYNPTNFIDPTDIPSSETENDEDNVAAVTTAQTANNLRQILLDDGSNVQNPSTIPFLNSNNTLRSGDTTTNLTGVVGYGFNSYRIQPTVTPTFAATNPRTAAPEEVGGNVKVASFNVLNYFNGDGMGGGFPTSRGASSAVEFERQRSKIFAALSAMDADVVGLIEIENDGDGANSAIADLVKGLNEYIGANVYDYIRDPATGVGTDAIKTAFIYKPDEVTPAGSPSSSTEAIFDRLPVAQTFSLNSNGETFTAVVNHFKSKGSAPSNSSDPNADQGDGQGAWNLKRTQQAETLLEFVNNIKRSSGDEDVLVIGDLNAYGEEDPIDVLRNGGLIDQLDRFVENPYSYVFDGQAGYLDHALTTANLSEQVAGVTEWHINADEPRILDYNLEFKTPSGGTSPDLYSATPYRSSDHDPVIIGLNLASEITIINGGNGSDSINGTAGRDSISGGNGTDILNGVTGNDTLLGQNGNDLLNGGAGNDSLNGNNGNDSLIGGNGNDILTGCNGNDVFVLAAGAGNDTITEFTDGQDLIGLSGNLLFEQLTISQGTEVNAGNTLIRLTSSDELLATLTGVSAGSLTSADFIAF
- a CDS encoding PAP/fibrillin family protein, giving the protein MENQDMAEDDATRFALKTGLLQRVEALGLQQALFPSDGGEIDEIVRQLERINPIPRPLQPASLPSLLGNWELVYASKGTVVTRRLASMPDFGETIKIKRVWQTLTAGNSGKIFASNNAFLDLPLLGEWQLQAAGIWTWGADEQMAKVSFDSFSLQATKFFGMENWRFPELKIPVLEFLRNEAEWTTSYLDEDIRVGRGATGNLFVFRRE